The following proteins are encoded in a genomic region of Gossypium hirsutum isolate 1008001.06 chromosome D05, Gossypium_hirsutum_v2.1, whole genome shotgun sequence:
- the LOC107922376 gene encoding uncharacterized protein isoform X4, whose protein sequence is MGKRKERRLAAMSNAGRRVKLDLFAEPSDLGGSSVHEEIDGELKHHAGLPNSLSSPGQQPPNPLLLLGQYSDDEVDEESDKRLDRVILDGSVSDPDDKAKGPLSETCKDTEADAGEGLDTLKVNQQNIEKDSTPNAVHNLVDIDEKGDNNVTNESVKNDSTEQNAVAGTSEVQVTQDAGSGWRIVMHEESHQYYYWNTETGETSWEVPAVLNQINQSTSDEKVPTVEDMEAAQVDAHDLNPTPSTQPFVDNMICQSKVHDNEPKLDELDRGGKSEALRDKISDVNRSDFQNSLDAVDTCLAGIDCSSHLLRQGECLLERLESLKVSEDDLQAQGWKSKCSLEVEIRLSDIKALVSYGSSLSPFWTHCERQLKRLEGIINDKIYQLAKSAIMEEAEETPDSFGEKLKIKEGSYNEVEADVDVIDATASAPDISHVFTNADTSTVVIGDVNNQVLSSNAAHMVSVPTEHCEREVEEGELVDGDTVSGENSKTGVHAREDDDMDVDMEVEDVIPPSAMPLMQQNPSFDYSAVPPLPSEEWIPPPPPDTEQIPPPPPDNEQVPPPPPNEPPEHSYPLAPSHIETTPLAYAEQYSLTYSDASYQYYGHAVNEIPVGGFYGHADGSQIAVPQAALYYQAVPNTYSDGASVSVNSVEPIIFYDLQGRRASSVPIAGSTESFHLPSEVGTISSNTLASNQVESGGDIALTGTDVRANGPIVNEKTEVASVGSSSTSATIEAPATVSVRESSAAAAAAAAAASAAAATSSSAPKVQSKAARTKKRTVAVTSSLRSNKKVSSLVDKWKAAKEELQENAEDEPENAYEKLEKKRQREIEEWHAQQLASGEAKDNANFQPLGGDWREKVKRRRAQKAKESTETPSVAHPDGNQQPDLDELSRGLPSGWQAYWDEASKQPYYGNINTSETTWIRPTK, encoded by the exons ATGGGGAAGAGAAAGGAGCGTCGTCTAGCTGCTATGAGCAACGCCGGCCGCCGTGTTAAACTCGATCTCTTCGCGGAACCCTCTG ATTTGGGTGGCTCCTCAGTACATGAAGAAATCGATGGGGAACTGAAACATCATGCTGGGTTGCCCAATTCATTATCTTCTCCAG GTCAACAACCACCAAATCCTTTGCTGCTACTTGGCCAGTATAGTGATGATGAGGTGGATGAGGAGTCAGATAAAAGACTAGACCGTGTCATTTTGGATGGTTCTGTATCTGATCCCGATGACAAG GCTAAGGGGCCCCTAAGTGAGACTTGCAAAGATACAGAAGCTGATGCAGGTGAAGGTCTTGATACTCTAAAGGTTAATCAGCAGAACATAGAGAAAGATTCTACTCCGAATGCTGTCCATAACTTGGTAGACATTGATGAGAAAGGAGATAAtaatgttacaaatgaatcagtcAAGAATGACTCTACAGAACAAAATGCTGTTGCTGGAACTTCTGAAGTACAGGTAACTCAAGATGCGGGTTCAGGCTGGAGGATTGTAATGCATGAAGAGAGTCATCAGTATTACTACTGGAACACTGAAACTGGTGAAACTTCATGGGAGGTGCCTGCTGTTTTGAATCAGATAAACCAATCAACTTCTGACGAGAAAGTGCCTACTGTTGAAGATATGGAGGCTGCTCAAGTGGATGCACATGATTTGAATCCAACACCAAGTACCCAACCATTTGTTGACAATATGATTTGTCAGAGCAAGGTGCATGATAATGAGCCAAAGTTAGATGAGCTGGACAGAGGAGGCAAAAGTGAAGCTTTGAGGGATAAAATCTCTGATGTCAATAGAAGTGATTTTCAAAATAGCTTAGATGCTGTTGATACCTGTTTGGCTG GGATTGATTGCTCTAGTCATCTTTTGAGACAAGGGGAGTGTTTGCTAGAGAGGCTGGAGTCACTAAAAGT CTCTGAAGACGATCTGCAAGCTCAGGGCTGGAAGTCTAAATGCAGTTTAGAAGTTGAGATTAGACTTTCGGATATCAAAGCGTTGGTTTCGTATGGATCATCTTTATCACCATTTTGGACACATTGTGAAAGGCAGCTAAAACGGCTTGAAGGTAttattaatgataaaatttacCAGCTTGCAAAATCAGCAATTATGGAAGAGGCTGAAGAAACTCCCGACTCTTTTGGAGAAAAGCTCAAGATAAAGGAAGGTTCATACAATGAAGTTGAAGCTGATGTAGATGTTATTGATGCAACTGCTTCTGCACCTGACATTTCTCATGTCTTTACGAATGCTGATACATCAACAGTAGTCATTGGTGATGTTAATAATCAAGTTCTCTCCAGCAATGCTGCCCATATGGTAAGTGTTCCTACTGAACATTGTGAACGTGAAGTCGAAGAAGGTGAACTGGTAGATGGAGATACGGTTTCTGGAGAAAATTCTAAGACTGGAGTCCATGCCAGAGAAGATGATGATATGGATGTGGACATGGAAGTTGAAGATGTAATACCACCAAGCGCAATGCCACTCATGCAACAAAACCCTTCTTTTGATTACTCAGCTGTTCCTCCACTTCCGAGTGAGGAGTGGATTCCTCCACCACCTCCTGATACTGAACAAATTCCACCACCTCCTCCTGATAATGAACAAGTTCCTCCCCCACCACCTAATGAGCCTCCTGAACATTCCTATCCTCTTGCCCCATCTCATATAGAGACTACACCTCTTGCTTACGCGGAACAATACAGTTTAACTTATTCTGATGCCAGTTATCAGTATTATGGACATGCAGTTAATGAAATTCCTGTTGGTGGTTTCTATGGACATGCTGATGGATCTCAAATTGCTGTACCCCAAGCcgcactttactatcaagcagtTCCTAACACATACTCTGATGGTGCATCAGTATCTGTTAACTCTGTTGAACCTATAATATTTTATGACCTTCAAGGTAGAAGAGCATCATCCGTACCTATAGCTGGGAGTACAGAATCTTTTCATTTGCCTAGTGAAGTGGGTACAATTAGTTCCAATACTCTTGCTTCAAATCAAGTCGAATCTGGTGGTGATATTGCATTAACAGGAACTGATGTGCGAGCCAATGGTCCTATTGTTAATGAGAAAACCGAGGTAGCATCAGTTGGGAGCTCATCTACTTCGGCCACTATTGAAGCTCCTGCAACTGTTTCTGTTAGAGAAAGTTCTGCTGCTGCCGCCGCCGCCGCTGCAGCCGCATCTGCAGCAGCTGCAACTTCATCATCAGCTCCAAAGGTTCAATCTAAAG CTGCACGAACTAAAAAGCGGACAGTTGCTGTCACATCCTCCTTAAGGTCGAATAAGAAGGTCTCCTCTTTGGTGGACAAG TGGAAAGCTGCCAAAGAGGAATTGCAAGAGAATGCAGAAGATGAGCCTGAAAATGCTTAcgagaaattagaaaaaaagcgACAACGAGAAATAGAG GAATGGCATGCTCAACAACTTGCCAGCGGAGAGGCTAAAGATAATGCAAATTTTCAGCCTTTGGGTGGTGATTG GCGTGAAAAAGTAAAGCGGAGAAGAGCGCAGAAGGCTAAAGAATCTACGGAAACTCCCTCGGTGGCACATCCTGATGGAAACCAACAACCTGATTTAGATGAACTCTCAAGAGGCCTCCCTTCGGGATGGCAG GCTTATTGGGACGAAGCTTCGAAACAACCCTATTATGGCAACATTAACACGTCGGAGACAACTTGGATTAGACCAACAAAATAA
- the LOC107922376 gene encoding uncharacterized protein isoform X5: MHEESHQYYYWNTETGETSWEVPAVLNQINQSTSDEKVPTVEDMEAAQVDAHDLNPTPSTQPFVDNMICQSKVHDNEPKLDELDRGGKSEALRDKISDVNRSDFQNSLDAVDTCLAGESLDCSGNYTHDVLANDDNKTGIDCSSHLLRQGECLLERLESLKVSEDDLQAQGWKSKCSLEVEIRLSDIKALVSYGSSLSPFWTHCERQLKRLEGIINDKIYQLAKSAIMEEAEETPDSFGEKLKIKEGSYNEVEADVDVIDATASAPDISHVFTNADTSTVVIGDVNNQVLSSNAAHMVSVPTEHCEREVEEGELVDGDTVSGENSKTGVHAREDDDMDVDMEVEDVIPPSAMPLMQQNPSFDYSAVPPLPSEEWIPPPPPDTEQIPPPPPDNEQVPPPPPNEPPEHSYPLAPSHIETTPLAYAEQYSLTYSDASYQYYGHAVNEIPVGGFYGHADGSQIAVPQAALYYQAVPNTYSDGASVSVNSVEPIIFYDLQGRRASSVPIAGSTESFHLPSEVGTISSNTLASNQVESGGDIALTGTDVRANGPIVNEKTEVASVGSSSTSATIEAPATVSVRESSAAAAAAAAAASAAAATSSSAPKVQSKAARTKKRTVAVTSSLRSNKKVSSLVDKWKAAKEELQENAEDEPENAYEKLEKKRQREIEEWHAQQLASGEAKDNANFQPLGGDWREKVKRRRAQKAKESTETPSVAHPDGNQQPDLDELSRGLPSGWQAYWDEASKQPYYGNINTSETTWIRPTK, encoded by the exons ATGCATGAAGAGAGTCATCAGTATTACTACTGGAACACTGAAACTGGTGAAACTTCATGGGAGGTGCCTGCTGTTTTGAATCAGATAAACCAATCAACTTCTGACGAGAAAGTGCCTACTGTTGAAGATATGGAGGCTGCTCAAGTGGATGCACATGATTTGAATCCAACACCAAGTACCCAACCATTTGTTGACAATATGATTTGTCAGAGCAAGGTGCATGATAATGAGCCAAAGTTAGATGAGCTGGACAGAGGAGGCAAAAGTGAAGCTTTGAGGGATAAAATCTCTGATGTCAATAGAAGTGATTTTCAAAATAGCTTAGATGCTGTTGATACCTGTTTGGCTGGTGAGAGTTTAGATTGCTCTGGGAACTATACCCATGATGTGCTTGCTAATGATGATAATAAAACAGGGATTGATTGCTCTAGTCATCTTTTGAGACAAGGGGAGTGTTTGCTAGAGAGGCTGGAGTCACTAAAAGT CTCTGAAGACGATCTGCAAGCTCAGGGCTGGAAGTCTAAATGCAGTTTAGAAGTTGAGATTAGACTTTCGGATATCAAAGCGTTGGTTTCGTATGGATCATCTTTATCACCATTTTGGACACATTGTGAAAGGCAGCTAAAACGGCTTGAAGGTAttattaatgataaaatttacCAGCTTGCAAAATCAGCAATTATGGAAGAGGCTGAAGAAACTCCCGACTCTTTTGGAGAAAAGCTCAAGATAAAGGAAGGTTCATACAATGAAGTTGAAGCTGATGTAGATGTTATTGATGCAACTGCTTCTGCACCTGACATTTCTCATGTCTTTACGAATGCTGATACATCAACAGTAGTCATTGGTGATGTTAATAATCAAGTTCTCTCCAGCAATGCTGCCCATATGGTAAGTGTTCCTACTGAACATTGTGAACGTGAAGTCGAAGAAGGTGAACTGGTAGATGGAGATACGGTTTCTGGAGAAAATTCTAAGACTGGAGTCCATGCCAGAGAAGATGATGATATGGATGTGGACATGGAAGTTGAAGATGTAATACCACCAAGCGCAATGCCACTCATGCAACAAAACCCTTCTTTTGATTACTCAGCTGTTCCTCCACTTCCGAGTGAGGAGTGGATTCCTCCACCACCTCCTGATACTGAACAAATTCCACCACCTCCTCCTGATAATGAACAAGTTCCTCCCCCACCACCTAATGAGCCTCCTGAACATTCCTATCCTCTTGCCCCATCTCATATAGAGACTACACCTCTTGCTTACGCGGAACAATACAGTTTAACTTATTCTGATGCCAGTTATCAGTATTATGGACATGCAGTTAATGAAATTCCTGTTGGTGGTTTCTATGGACATGCTGATGGATCTCAAATTGCTGTACCCCAAGCcgcactttactatcaagcagtTCCTAACACATACTCTGATGGTGCATCAGTATCTGTTAACTCTGTTGAACCTATAATATTTTATGACCTTCAAGGTAGAAGAGCATCATCCGTACCTATAGCTGGGAGTACAGAATCTTTTCATTTGCCTAGTGAAGTGGGTACAATTAGTTCCAATACTCTTGCTTCAAATCAAGTCGAATCTGGTGGTGATATTGCATTAACAGGAACTGATGTGCGAGCCAATGGTCCTATTGTTAATGAGAAAACCGAGGTAGCATCAGTTGGGAGCTCATCTACTTCGGCCACTATTGAAGCTCCTGCAACTGTTTCTGTTAGAGAAAGTTCTGCTGCTGCCGCCGCCGCCGCTGCAGCCGCATCTGCAGCAGCTGCAACTTCATCATCAGCTCCAAAGGTTCAATCTAAAG CTGCACGAACTAAAAAGCGGACAGTTGCTGTCACATCCTCCTTAAGGTCGAATAAGAAGGTCTCCTCTTTGGTGGACAAG TGGAAAGCTGCCAAAGAGGAATTGCAAGAGAATGCAGAAGATGAGCCTGAAAATGCTTAcgagaaattagaaaaaaagcgACAACGAGAAATAGAG GAATGGCATGCTCAACAACTTGCCAGCGGAGAGGCTAAAGATAATGCAAATTTTCAGCCTTTGGGTGGTGATTG GCGTGAAAAAGTAAAGCGGAGAAGAGCGCAGAAGGCTAAAGAATCTACGGAAACTCCCTCGGTGGCACATCCTGATGGAAACCAACAACCTGATTTAGATGAACTCTCAAGAGGCCTCCCTTCGGGATGGCAG GCTTATTGGGACGAAGCTTCGAAACAACCCTATTATGGCAACATTAACACGTCGGAGACAACTTGGATTAGACCAACAAAATAA